One window of the Anas acuta chromosome 12, bAnaAcu1.1, whole genome shotgun sequence genome contains the following:
- the MTMR10 gene encoding myotubularin-related protein 10 — MFSLRPPKPTFRSYLLPLPQSEDHLTAEPRIKKLEPILLPGEIVVNEVNFVRKCIATDTSQYDLWGKLVCTNFKISFITDDPMPLQKFHYKNLLLGEHDVPLTCIEQIVTVNDTKRKQKVLGPNQKLKFNPTELIIYCKDFRIVRFRFDEAGPESAKKVCLAIAHYSQPTDLQLLFAFEYVGEIYHNPAKKVNGIDPGGGGGGSIGSATGQQTPLFETYSDWDREIKRTGASEWRVCSVNEGYMISTCLPEYFVVPSSLADQDLKLYSYSFIGRRMPVWSWNHPNGSALVRMANIKDVLQQRKIDQRICNAITRSHPLRSDVFKSDLDKCLPSIQEIQAAHIKLKQLCVNEPFEETEEKWLSSLENTHWLEYIRSFLKHSAELVYMMECKHVSVVLQEEEGRDLSCLAASLIQIMLDPYFRTIVGFQSLIQKEWVMAGYQFLDRCNHLKRSDKESPLFLMFLDCVWQLLEQYPAAFEFSEMYLTILYDSARISLFGTFLFNCPHQRVKESTEFAISKNIQLGDEKGLRFPCVWDWSLQFTSRDRLLFHNPLYIGKSAPCVQNGAVKTFKRSKKNYSSTLRGAPPALKNGIISDQEFLPRRNSLILKLKPDFLQQTESQSNSMEQYFRDWFTKPVDLHGVILPHISGTQIKLWKLCYFRWVPEAQINHGGFITAFHKVSLLADEVDMLNRNLRQYKSNSSLQGSCSELDQSRMYFRANGLNDTTGAPDFLSSSFPFSPVGNLCRRSILGTPLSKFLSGAKIWLSTETLANED, encoded by the exons gtGAAATTGTGGTAAATGAAGTCAATTTTgtgagaaaatgcattgcaacaGATACGAGTCAATACGACCTGTGGGGCAAATTGGTTTGCACTAACTTCAAGATTTCCTTTATTACAGATGACCCAATGCCACTACAG AAATTCCATTATAAAAACCTCCTTCTTGGTGAACATGATGTCCCACTAACATGCATTGAGCAGATTGTCACAG TGAATGACACcaagaggaaacagaaggtTCTTGGTCCCAACCAAAAACTTAAATTTAATCCAACTGAATTAATCATTTATTGCAAAGACTTCCGTATTGTCAGATTTCGTTTCGATGAAGCAGGTCCTGAAAGTGCAAAAAAG GTGTGCCTCGCAATAGCTCATTATTCTCAGCCAACAGATCTTCAGCTTCTCTTTGCATTTGAGTATGTTGGAGAAATATATCATAATCCAG caAAGAAGGTGAACGGAATAGAcccaggaggtggtggtggtggcagcatCGGCAGTGCCACTGGTCAGCAGACACCTTTGTTTGAAACTTACTCTGATTGGGATAGAGAAATCAAAAGGACAGGTGCATCAGAGTGGAGAGTTTGTTCAGTCAACGAAGGTTATATGATATCTACTTG tctCCCAGAATATTTTGTGGTCCCATCTTCCTTAGCAGATCAAGACCTTAAGCTATACTCCTACTCTTTTATTGGGAGACGAATGCCA GTATGGTCCTGGAATCATCCTAATGGGAGTGCCCTTGTAAGAATGGCCAACATTAAAGATGtattgcagcaaagaaaaattgatCAAAG GATTTGTAATGCAATAACTCGAAGCCATCCTCTGAGAAGTGATGTTTTCAAATCTGATCTGGACAAGTGTCTCCCCAGCATCCAGGAAATCCAGGCAGCACATATCAAACTCAAACAGCTGTGCGTTAATG AGCCctttgaagaaacagaagagaagtggCTATCCTCACTGGAAAATACTCACTGGTTAGAGTATATCAG ATCATTTCTTAAGCATTCTGCTGAGCTTGTATATATGATGGAGTGTAAGCATGTTTCGGTAGTTCTACAAG AGGAAGAGGGACGGGACCTGAGCTGTCTTGCTGCTTCTCTCATTCAAATCATGCTGGATCCCTATTTCCGAACAATTGTTGGATTTCAAAGCTTGATACAGAAGGAATGGGTCATGGCAGGATACCAGTTTTTGGATAGGTGTAACCACTTAAAAAGATCTGACAAAGAG TCCCCTTTGTTCTTGATGTTTCTTGACTGTGTTTGGCAGCTGCTAGAACAATACCCAGCAGCCTTTGAGTTTTCTGAAATGTACTTGACCATATTGTACGACAGTGCACGTATCTCATTGTTTGGCACTTTCCTCTTCAATTGTCCACACCAACGAGTAAAGGAAAGCACT GAATTTGCCATAAGCAAAAATATTCAGCTGGGTGATGAGAAGGGCCTCAGATTTCCTTGTGTTTGGGACTGGTCTCTTCAGTTTACAAGCAGGGATCGCCTGCTCTTTCACAACCCCTTGTATATCGGGAAGAGTGCACCGTGTGTACAAAATGGAGCAGTGAAAACTTTTAAACGCTCAAAG aaaaactACAGCTCAACTTTGCGAGGTGCCCCCCCTGCGTTAAAAAATGGAATCATCAGTGACCAGGAGTTCCTTCCAAGAAGAAACTCTCTGATACTAAAACTGAAACCAGACTTTTTACAGCAAACGGAGAGTCAGAGTAACAGTATGGAACAGTACTTCAGAGACTGGTTTACGAAGCCTGTTGATTTGCACGGTGTGATTTTACCCCATATCTCTGGAACACAAATAAAACTCTGGAAACTGTGCTACTTCCGCTGGGTTCCTGAGGCCCAGATTAATCACGGTGGCTTCATCACTGCTTTTCACAAAGTTTCTTTGCTGGCAGATGAAGTGGACATGTTAAACCGGAACCTCCGACAGTACAAAAGCAACTCTTCTTTGCAAGGTAGCTGCTCAGAACTGGATCAAAGCAGAATGTACTTCAGAGCAAATGGTTTAAACGACACCACTGGGGCCCCAgactttctctcctcttctttcccattttcaCCTGTAGGGAACCTGTGCAGACGGAGCATTCTGGGAACACCTTTAAGTAAATTTTTAAGTGGTGCCAAAATTTGGCTATCCACTGAGACGCTTGCAAACGAAGACTAA